In one Echinicola marina genomic region, the following are encoded:
- the bioA gene encoding adenosylmethionine--8-amino-7-oxononanoate transaminase produces MTQQEILSVDNKHIWHPYTSANRAIDNLVVQGAKGVYLELGEGKKVLDGMSSWWSTIHGYNVPELNQAIQKQLEKMAHVMFGGITHEPAAFLTKKLLEIAPSGLEHIFFSDSGSVAVEVAMKMALQYWHSKDQGNKNRFITIRNGYHGDTWHDMSVCDPVTGMHSIFNNRLSPQIFLPAPQSKFDGPLIKKEILEMEEVLSQRHEEIAAFILEPIVQGAGGMRFYHPEYLKAVKQLCEKYNILLIADEIATGFGRTGKLFACEHSGISPDIMCLGKALTGGYMSFAATLCSTDVAQTISDGSPGVFMHGPTFMGNPLACATAIASLDLLLSKNWKQEIRNIEKHLGQKLSSLANLNEVNDVRVLGAIGVVEMKEAVNMSKIQQKLLEKGIWLRPFGKLIYTMPPFNITEEELSKLSSGMVSAIEEYSKELMIK; encoded by the coding sequence ATGACACAGCAAGAAATCCTATCTGTAGATAATAAGCACATCTGGCACCCTTATACCTCTGCAAATAGAGCTATTGACAACCTTGTGGTCCAAGGTGCAAAAGGTGTTTATCTGGAACTTGGTGAAGGCAAAAAAGTACTCGATGGCATGTCCAGCTGGTGGTCTACGATCCATGGCTATAATGTTCCTGAGCTTAACCAAGCTATCCAAAAGCAATTGGAAAAAATGGCTCATGTGATGTTTGGAGGAATTACCCATGAACCAGCAGCATTTCTTACTAAAAAACTACTGGAAATAGCCCCTTCAGGACTCGAGCATATTTTTTTCAGTGATTCAGGTTCAGTTGCAGTGGAAGTAGCCATGAAAATGGCTTTGCAATACTGGCACTCTAAAGATCAGGGAAACAAAAACCGTTTTATTACGATTAGAAATGGTTACCACGGGGACACCTGGCATGATATGTCCGTTTGTGACCCAGTTACTGGCATGCACAGTATTTTCAATAACCGGCTTTCCCCTCAAATCTTTCTTCCAGCTCCTCAATCAAAATTTGATGGTCCACTCATTAAAAAAGAAATCCTTGAGATGGAAGAAGTGCTTTCTCAGAGGCACGAGGAAATCGCTGCTTTTATTTTAGAACCCATTGTCCAGGGAGCCGGTGGAATGCGATTTTACCATCCTGAATATTTAAAGGCGGTCAAACAGCTTTGTGAAAAATACAATATCCTGCTGATCGCTGATGAAATCGCCACTGGATTTGGAAGAACGGGAAAACTCTTTGCCTGTGAGCATTCAGGGATCAGTCCAGATATCATGTGTCTCGGAAAAGCCTTAACAGGAGGCTATATGTCCTTTGCAGCAACACTTTGCAGTACAGATGTAGCACAAACCATCTCCGATGGCAGTCCAGGGGTATTTATGCACGGCCCAACATTTATGGGCAACCCTTTGGCCTGTGCAACGGCCATTGCCAGCCTTGATCTCTTATTATCAAAAAATTGGAAACAAGAAATCCGAAATATTGAAAAACATTTAGGACAAAAATTATCTTCGCTGGCTAACTTAAATGAAGTAAACGATGTACGAGTATTGGGAGCTATCGGTGTAGTAGAAATGAAAGAAGCCGTGAATATGTCCAAAATCCAGCAAAAGCTATTGGAAAAAGGTATATGGTTAAGGCCTTTTGGCAAATTGATCTATACCATGCCGCCATTTAACATTACAGAAGAGGAACTTTCAAAACTAAGTTCAGGAATGGTTTCAGCCATTGAAGAATATTCCAAAGAACTTATGATCAAGTAG
- a CDS encoding HopJ type III effector protein: MTLLEKIKTNPETITFPEVIAYIDENYDFIPTKFTNGDTTNEPNQNNGSCKIFSFAKLQGFNQDQTLNLFGDFYREEVLEDPKGTGHQNIRNFIKSGWEGILFDGEALQAK; this comes from the coding sequence ATGACATTACTAGAAAAAATCAAAACCAATCCTGAAACCATCACTTTCCCAGAAGTAATCGCCTATATCGATGAAAATTATGATTTCATCCCTACCAAGTTTACGAATGGCGACACCACCAACGAGCCCAATCAAAACAATGGTTCCTGCAAAATTTTCAGTTTCGCCAAACTTCAAGGCTTCAATCAGGATCAAACCTTAAATCTATTTGGAGATTTTTACAGAGAGGAAGTTCTAGAAGACCCTAAAGGCACAGGCCATCAAAACATTCGCAACTTTATAAAGAGCGGCTGGGAAGGTATTCTATTTGATGGAGAAGCTCTTCAGGCAAAATAA
- a CDS encoding MATE family efflux transporter: MTLKRIIEHIKNALSGVEEDYTIGSIRKAIFYLSIPMILEMLMESLFAVVDIFFVGKLGVQAVATVGLTESVLTIVYSVAIGLSMAATAVVARRIGEKNREAASEAAFQAISICAVLAVVVGVLGLYFAKELLQLMGGEADLVENGYRYTQIIFAGNISIMLLFLINGVFRGAGNAVIAMRTLWLANGINILLDPLLIFGIGFFPELGLEGAAWATTIGRSIGVLYQLSVLLSGKAVINFRWEVMRFKWHTVQNILKIAIGGMGQFLIESASWIILMRIVSISGSVALAGFTIAIRLIIFALLPAMGFSNAAATLVGQNLGAGHPYRAEASAWKAAHYTAVFLGSCGLIFFLGGDWIIGWFNANPEVVSIGGRGLGIICLGYVFFAYGMVMSQSLNGAGDTRTPTIINICVLWLFQLPLAYILAHHFDLGANGVFIAIAVGHSVHAVVSSWIFNKGKWKLVKV; encoded by the coding sequence ATGACTTTAAAGCGCATCATCGAGCATATAAAAAATGCCCTTAGTGGCGTAGAGGAAGATTACACTATTGGTAGTATTCGGAAGGCCATATTTTACCTGTCCATACCGATGATTTTAGAAATGTTAATGGAATCGCTCTTTGCGGTGGTGGACATTTTCTTTGTAGGCAAGCTGGGGGTACAGGCTGTGGCCACGGTGGGGCTTACCGAGTCTGTTTTAACTATCGTATATTCAGTGGCTATTGGCTTGAGTATGGCTGCTACGGCGGTAGTGGCCCGTAGGATAGGGGAGAAAAATAGAGAAGCTGCCTCAGAAGCTGCCTTTCAAGCAATCAGTATTTGTGCTGTCTTGGCCGTAGTGGTTGGTGTGCTGGGACTTTATTTTGCCAAGGAGTTACTTCAATTGATGGGGGGAGAAGCTGATTTGGTTGAAAATGGCTATCGTTATACCCAAATTATCTTTGCGGGTAATATCAGTATCATGCTCCTTTTTTTGATCAATGGGGTTTTTCGTGGGGCGGGCAATGCAGTAATAGCCATGCGAACACTTTGGTTGGCAAATGGCATCAATATACTTCTCGATCCGCTTTTGATATTTGGGATAGGTTTTTTCCCTGAGCTTGGATTGGAAGGGGCTGCCTGGGCCACTACTATTGGCAGGTCCATTGGGGTATTGTACCAACTGTCTGTTTTACTCAGCGGGAAGGCAGTCATCAATTTCCGTTGGGAAGTGATGCGCTTCAAATGGCATACGGTACAAAATATTCTTAAGATCGCCATAGGGGGAATGGGGCAGTTTTTGATAGAATCTGCCAGCTGGATAATCCTTATGAGGATAGTGTCGATTAGTGGAAGCGTGGCTTTGGCTGGCTTCACCATAGCTATCCGTTTGATTATTTTTGCATTATTGCCGGCTATGGGGTTTTCGAATGCAGCAGCTACCTTGGTTGGCCAGAATTTGGGTGCTGGACATCCCTATCGGGCGGAAGCATCAGCATGGAAGGCAGCTCATTATACTGCTGTTTTTTTGGGTTCCTGCGGTTTGATCTTTTTCTTGGGTGGAGACTGGATTATCGGTTGGTTTAATGCGAATCCTGAGGTGGTTTCCATAGGAGGTAGAGGTTTAGGAATTATCTGTTTAGGGTATGTGTTTTTTGCTTACGGGATGGTCATGAGCCAGTCTTTGAATGGGGCAGGGGATACGCGTACACCTACCATTATCAATATCTGTGTATTGTGGCTTTTTCAGCTTCCTTTGGCCTATATACTTGCTCACCATTTTGATTTGGGGGCCAATGGCGTGTTTATTGCCATCGCCGTAGGACACTCTGTACATGCAGTGGTCAGCAGTTGGATTTTTAATAAGGGTAAATGGAAATTGGTTAAGGTCTGA
- the folK gene encoding 2-amino-4-hydroxy-6-hydroxymethyldihydropteridine diphosphokinase, whose amino-acid sequence MEKVVLLIGGNLADREALLKEAVLELGRQFEIIKLSGIYETAAWGGKSSGDYLNMAVLFSTDKPAEEVLDIVLAIENQLGRERDIKWGNRTMDIDIIYFGDQVIDTERLNVPHPMMSGRKFVLIPLAEILPDFVHPKLKVTNQELLEKCPDVSEVKYFSASLF is encoded by the coding sequence ATGGAGAAAGTAGTTTTATTGATTGGAGGGAATTTAGCTGATAGGGAGGCGCTATTGAAGGAAGCTGTTTTGGAGTTGGGCAGACAGTTTGAGATCATTAAACTGTCTGGAATTTATGAAACTGCGGCTTGGGGCGGGAAGTCTTCGGGTGATTACCTTAATATGGCTGTATTGTTTTCTACTGACAAACCTGCAGAGGAGGTATTGGATATTGTTTTGGCTATAGAAAACCAACTTGGACGGGAACGCGACATCAAGTGGGGGAATAGGACGATGGATATTGATATTATTTATTTTGGTGATCAGGTGATTGATACGGAAAGGTTGAATGTGCCTCATCCCATGATGTCAGGTCGAAAGTTTGTTTTGATTCCTCTTGCGGAAATTTTACCGGATTTTGTCCACCCAAAGTTGAAAGTAACAAATCAGGAATTATTGGAGAAATGTCCGGATGTTTCTGAAGTAAAATACTTTTCCGCTTCACTTTTTTGA